A window of Hippoglossus stenolepis isolate QCI-W04-F060 chromosome 18, HSTE1.2, whole genome shotgun sequence contains these coding sequences:
- the LOC118098208 gene encoding nuclear receptor subfamily 5 group A member 2 isoform X2, with product MEFRHFVHLEEHCPICGDKVSGYHYGLLTCESCKGFFKRTVQNNKTYICAENQACSIDKTQRKRCPFCRFQKCLQVGMRLEAVRADRMRGGRNKFGPIYKQDRALKQRKALIQACGFRSESRAPLIFSKSQRVSNFTGGLQPESVLHSTLVTKAQNDCISYLSPPLLPSSSPCATKYQCFTFSNSTITPEHTENCTSSQGSAAGIHTDSDNLYSSSPQGPRMPQLVIEFLLCDLDQLQLQKKVTTSLQQEMASWRKHRNPTTFTLMCLMADQMVVCIVEWARTSIFFKHLKVCDQMKLLHNCWSELLILDIISGHVLYNREGSLLLVTGLEVQLSDIASPTLANLLQSGQELIEKLHTLKVDRQEFACIKFLILFNPDVKELEEHQLIESVQEQAEGALLEYTLCTSSQHLGRFTNLLLCLSELRALSILAEDYLYCRHLIGEVPCNNLLTEMLRVRHSLA from the exons ATGGAATTTAGACATTTTGTCCATTTAGAGGAGCATTGTCCAATCTGTGGAGATAAAGTTTCTGGATACCACTACGGTCTGCTGACCTGCGAAAGCTGCAAG GGTTTTTTCAAAAGAACGGTCCAAAACAACAAGACGTacatctgtgcagaaaaccaGGCGTGCAGCATTGATAAAACTCAGAGGAAACGGTGTCCATTCTGCAGATTTCAAAAGTGTCTTCAAGTTGGCATGCGACTGGAAG CTGTTCGTGCAGATCGTATGCGAGGTGGCAGAAACAAGTTTGGCCCTATATACAAGCAAGATCGTGCCCTCAAGCAGAGAAAGGCTTTGATCCAAGCTTGTGGATTCAGAAGTGAGAGCAGAGCACCTCTGATCTTCTCAAAATCCCAGCGTGTCTCTAACTTTACTGGTGGCCTCCAACCAGAATCAGTCCTTCACAGCACCCTGGTGACCAAAGCACAGAATGACTGTATCAGCTACCTGTCTCCACCACTTCTGCCCTCCAGCTCACCTTGTGCCACAAAGTATCAGTGCTTCACCTTTTCGAACTCGACAATCACACCAGAGCACACAGAGAACTGTACAAGTTCACAGGGCTCTGCTGCAGGAATCCACACGGACTCAGACAATCTATACTCAAGCTCTCCACAAGGTCCCAGGATGCCTCAGCTCGTGATAGAGTTTTTGCTCTGTGATCTCGATCAGCTACAACTCCAGAAAAAGGTCACTACTTCTCTTCAGCAGGAGATGGCTAGctggaggaaacacaggaaCCCCACTACTTTTACCCTGATGTGCCTCATGGCTGACCAGATGGTGGTCTGTATTGTGGAGTGGGCTCGCACATCCATCTTCTTTAAACATCTCAAG GTGTGTGATCAGATGAAGTTACTGCACAACTGCTGGAGTGAACTGTTGATCCTGGACATCATTTCCGGACATGTCCTTTACAACAGGGAGGGAAGCTTGCTTCTGGTCACTGGGCTGGAG GTGCAGCTGTCAGACATAGCGTCTCCTACCTTAGCCAACCTGCTCCAGAGTGGACAAGAGCTGATTGAGAAGCTCCATACCCTAAAGGTGGACCGCCAAGAGTTTGCCTGTATTAAGTTCCTCATCCTCTTTAACCCAG ATGTGAAAGAACTTGAAGAACATCAGCTCATCGAGAGTGTGCAGGAGCAGGCTGAAGGAGCCCTCCTGGAATATACCCTATGCACCTCTTCTCAGCACCTTGGACGCTTTACTAATCTGCTACTGTGTCTCTCTGAGTTACGCGCTCTCAGCATTCTTGCCGAAGACTACCTGTACTGCAGACATCTTATTGGTGAAGTGCCCTGCAACAACCTGCTCACCGAGATGCTCCGTGTGAGGCACAGCTTGGCATGA
- the LOC118098208 gene encoding nuclear receptor subfamily 5 group A member 2 isoform X1: MLLLRSHSTLSASVKVVDSPISSVWWCEFSRMEFRHFVHLEEHCPICGDKVSGYHYGLLTCESCKGFFKRTVQNNKTYICAENQACSIDKTQRKRCPFCRFQKCLQVGMRLEAVRADRMRGGRNKFGPIYKQDRALKQRKALIQACGFRSESRAPLIFSKSQRVSNFTGGLQPESVLHSTLVTKAQNDCISYLSPPLLPSSSPCATKYQCFTFSNSTITPEHTENCTSSQGSAAGIHTDSDNLYSSSPQGPRMPQLVIEFLLCDLDQLQLQKKVTTSLQQEMASWRKHRNPTTFTLMCLMADQMVVCIVEWARTSIFFKHLKVCDQMKLLHNCWSELLILDIISGHVLYNREGSLLLVTGLEVQLSDIASPTLANLLQSGQELIEKLHTLKVDRQEFACIKFLILFNPDVKELEEHQLIESVQEQAEGALLEYTLCTSSQHLGRFTNLLLCLSELRALSILAEDYLYCRHLIGEVPCNNLLTEMLRVRHSLA; encoded by the exons ATGTTGTTGCTCAGATCACACTCAACACTCAGCGCTTCAGTTAAGGTGGTTGATAGCCCAATCTCTTCGGTGTGGTGGTGCG AGTTTTCCAGAATGGAATTTAGACATTTTGTCCATTTAGAGGAGCATTGTCCAATCTGTGGAGATAAAGTTTCTGGATACCACTACGGTCTGCTGACCTGCGAAAGCTGCAAG GGTTTTTTCAAAAGAACGGTCCAAAACAACAAGACGTacatctgtgcagaaaaccaGGCGTGCAGCATTGATAAAACTCAGAGGAAACGGTGTCCATTCTGCAGATTTCAAAAGTGTCTTCAAGTTGGCATGCGACTGGAAG CTGTTCGTGCAGATCGTATGCGAGGTGGCAGAAACAAGTTTGGCCCTATATACAAGCAAGATCGTGCCCTCAAGCAGAGAAAGGCTTTGATCCAAGCTTGTGGATTCAGAAGTGAGAGCAGAGCACCTCTGATCTTCTCAAAATCCCAGCGTGTCTCTAACTTTACTGGTGGCCTCCAACCAGAATCAGTCCTTCACAGCACCCTGGTGACCAAAGCACAGAATGACTGTATCAGCTACCTGTCTCCACCACTTCTGCCCTCCAGCTCACCTTGTGCCACAAAGTATCAGTGCTTCACCTTTTCGAACTCGACAATCACACCAGAGCACACAGAGAACTGTACAAGTTCACAGGGCTCTGCTGCAGGAATCCACACGGACTCAGACAATCTATACTCAAGCTCTCCACAAGGTCCCAGGATGCCTCAGCTCGTGATAGAGTTTTTGCTCTGTGATCTCGATCAGCTACAACTCCAGAAAAAGGTCACTACTTCTCTTCAGCAGGAGATGGCTAGctggaggaaacacaggaaCCCCACTACTTTTACCCTGATGTGCCTCATGGCTGACCAGATGGTGGTCTGTATTGTGGAGTGGGCTCGCACATCCATCTTCTTTAAACATCTCAAG GTGTGTGATCAGATGAAGTTACTGCACAACTGCTGGAGTGAACTGTTGATCCTGGACATCATTTCCGGACATGTCCTTTACAACAGGGAGGGAAGCTTGCTTCTGGTCACTGGGCTGGAG GTGCAGCTGTCAGACATAGCGTCTCCTACCTTAGCCAACCTGCTCCAGAGTGGACAAGAGCTGATTGAGAAGCTCCATACCCTAAAGGTGGACCGCCAAGAGTTTGCCTGTATTAAGTTCCTCATCCTCTTTAACCCAG ATGTGAAAGAACTTGAAGAACATCAGCTCATCGAGAGTGTGCAGGAGCAGGCTGAAGGAGCCCTCCTGGAATATACCCTATGCACCTCTTCTCAGCACCTTGGACGCTTTACTAATCTGCTACTGTGTCTCTCTGAGTTACGCGCTCTCAGCATTCTTGCCGAAGACTACCTGTACTGCAGACATCTTATTGGTGAAGTGCCCTGCAACAACCTGCTCACCGAGATGCTCCGTGTGAGGCACAGCTTGGCATGA
- the mvb12ba gene encoding multivesicular body subunit 12Ba, with amino-acid sequence MPEVRDLSEALPEMPMDPITGVGVVASRNRAPTGYDVVSTTTDGLDADLWKDGLFKSKVTRYLCFTRVFSKENSHLGNVLVDMKLIDIKDTLPVGFIPIQETVDTQEQAFRKRRLCIKFIPRDSTEAAICDIRILGRSKQAPPQYTFIGELNNMGIWYRMGNVPRTQDSTHTPTTNNIQNVNSSSSSAPVPAAPMPKHISMTLPASFRGKNTTRPDYEHQNSSLYAISAMDGVPFMISEKFACASSDLQQVDLMNITIKSLTEIEKEYDYSFRTEHSAAARLPPSPTRTSLSSEA; translated from the exons ATGCCTGAGGTTCGGGATCTTTCTGAAGCTTTGCCAGAGATGCCAATGGATCCAATTACAGGGGTCGGCGTAGTGGCCTCCAGGAACAGGGCACCCACTGGATATGATGTG GTCTCAACAACAACAGATGGCCTGGATGCTGACCTATGGAAAGATGGCCTGTTTAAATCCAAGGTGACCCGTTACCTCTGTTTTACCAGGGTCTTCTCTAAAGAAAAT AGCCATTTAGGCAACGTTCTTGTGGACATGAAGCTTATAGATATAAAGGACACTCTGCCTGTGGGTTTCATCCCGATCCAGGAGACAGTTGACACTC AGGAACAGGCTTTCAGGAAGAGGCGTCTCTGCATCAAGTTTATTCCGCGGGACTCCACAGAGGCAGCCATTTGTGACATCCGAATCCTGGGACGCTCCAAACAGGCCCCCCCTCAGTATACCTTTATAGG AGAGCTCAACAACATGGGAATCTGGTATCGCATGGGGAACGTACCTCGGACCCAGGATTCAACGCATACACCAACCACCAACAATATCCAGAATGTGaattcctcctccagctcagcccCAGTCCCAGCAGCTCCTATGCCCAA GCATATTTCCATGACCCTACCGGCTAGCTTCAGAGGGAAGAACACGACCAGACCAGATTATGAGCACCAGAACTCTAGCCTGTATGCTATCTCAG CAATGGATGGAGTGCCTTTCATGATATCTGAGAAGTTTGCCTGTGCCTCGTCTGAT ctgcagcaggtggatCTGATGAACATCACGATTAAGTCCCTGACTGAGATCGAGAAAGAG taTGATTACAGTTTCCGCACAGAGCACAGCGCAGCAGCTCGCCTCCCTCCCAGTCCAACAAGGACCTCTCTGAGCTCTGAGGCCTGA